One window from the genome of Cucumis melo cultivar AY chromosome 12, USDA_Cmelo_AY_1.0, whole genome shotgun sequence encodes:
- the LOC103484250 gene encoding uncharacterized protein LOC103484250: MDGNGRGGCCIARYVGPSHDMSKVDRIMLRFRPIAPKPAVSSGSASADSTPEKSEGTGRTGRGKKRSNRDTGTKRCNNRRKKSVANDDVLGSSVVTTLPLLPEMPDCVKREGRNAPVWLSFGGVKENQTVVSAVAVPQAVRMVASSVIVESVAEITWGEGEELGCTDEERRRNLERDTCPGFISDGGGKVTWTNEAYREMVGGTAGDAVRVWLELKERTEEWWPAFTCRVKVQYRSRWGKERSSLTAPCDAWRMDGGGFAWRLDVKAALSLGFCR; the protein is encoded by the coding sequence ATGGACGGTAACGGAAGAGGTGGTTGCTGCATCGCGAGATATGTCGGCCCTTCACATGACATGTCTAAAGTCGACCGTATAATGCTTAGATTCCGCCCCATTGCTCCTAAGCCAGCGGTTTCTTCCGGATCTGCCTCGGCTGATTCCACTCCGGAGAAATCCGAGGGTACTGGAAGAACCGGTAGGGGGAAAAAGAGGAGTAATAGGGATACTGGAACTAAGCGGTGCAATAACAGAAGGAAGAAGAGTGTTGCGAACGATGACGTTTTGGGTTCTTCGGTGGTTACCACGTTACCGCTTTTACCGGAGATGCCTGATTGTGTGAAGAGAGAAGGAAGAAACGCGCCGGTTTGGTTGAGTTTCGGGGGAGTGAAGGAGAATCAGACGGTGGTGTCGGCGGTAGCGGTGCCGCAGGCGGTGAGGATGGTGGCTTCGTCGGTGATAGTGGAGAGCGTGGCAGAGATCACGTGGGGAGAAGGGGAGGAGTTGGGGTGTACGGATGAGGAGAGGAGGAGGAATCTAGAGAGGGACACGTGTCCTGGGTTTATATCCGACGGTGGAGGGAAGGTGACGTGGACGAACGAAGCGTATAGGGAGATGGTGGGAGGTACGGCAGGGGATGCGGTGAGGGTTTGGTTGGAGTTGAAGGAGAGAACGGAGGAGTGGTGGCCGGCGTTTACTTGTAGGGTTAAGGTTCAGTACAGGAGCCGATGGGGTAAGGAGAGGAGCTCGTTGACAGCGCCGTGTGATGCTTGGAGAATGGACGGAGGTGGGTTTGCTTGGAGGCTCGATGTCAAGGCTGCGCTCAGTCTCGGGTTCTGCCGATAA